One region of Oxalobacteraceae bacterium OTU3CAMAD1 genomic DNA includes:
- the recQ gene encoding DNA helicase RecQ, whose amino-acid sequence MNHQENNERALDLLQTVFGYPAFRGQQAEIVGHVSGGGDALVLMPTGGGKSLCYQIPALVRDGVGVVISPLIALMQDQVDALAEVGVRAAFLNSTQTYEEAQRIERLVRTGEIDLVYVAPERLMTDRCLNLFQASKIALFAIDEAHCVSQWGHDFRPEYIKLSVLHEQFPNVPRIALTATADPQTRAEIVHRLQLGDAMQFVSSFDRPNIRYQIVEKANGRKQLLDFITTEHGGDCGIVYCLSRKKVEETAEFLNENGVRAMAYHAGMDHAKRAANQAKFLREENIVMCATIAFGMGIDKPDVRFVCHLDLPKSIEGYYQETGRAGRDGAPANAWMAYGLQDVVLQRRMIDESEADETFKRVLGNKLDAMLGLCETLSCRRVRLLDYFGERSGPCGNCDTCLIPPVSFDGTVPVQKLLSAVYRVDQRFAAGHVIEVLRGVETERIKTWHHDSLSVFGIGADRSEQEWRAILRQAIALGLVTVDHESYSSLKLTDAARPVLKGGQKVQLRQYQKPVKQKSASRASKGYVESDLSTGEQAIFDKLRWWRVETARAHDVAAYIIFNDATLREIAKARPTTLSDLRGISGVGEKKLASYGDEIVAMISEME is encoded by the coding sequence ATGAATCACCAGGAAAATAACGAACGCGCCCTCGACCTGCTGCAAACCGTGTTCGGCTATCCGGCGTTCCGCGGCCAGCAGGCCGAGATTGTCGGCCACGTCAGCGGCGGCGGCGACGCGCTGGTGCTGATGCCCACCGGCGGCGGCAAGTCGCTGTGCTATCAAATTCCGGCGCTGGTGCGCGACGGCGTCGGCGTGGTCATCTCGCCGCTGATCGCGCTGATGCAGGACCAGGTCGACGCGCTGGCCGAGGTCGGCGTACGCGCCGCCTTCCTGAACTCCACCCAGACCTACGAGGAAGCCCAGCGCATCGAGCGCCTGGTGCGCACCGGCGAGATCGACCTGGTCTATGTCGCCCCCGAGCGGCTGATGACGGACCGCTGCCTCAACCTGTTCCAGGCCTCGAAGATCGCGCTGTTCGCCATCGACGAGGCGCATTGCGTCTCGCAGTGGGGCCACGATTTCCGGCCGGAGTACATCAAGCTGTCGGTGCTGCACGAGCAATTCCCCAACGTGCCGCGCATCGCGCTGACCGCCACCGCCGACCCGCAAACCCGCGCCGAAATCGTCCACCGCCTGCAACTGGGCGACGCGATGCAGTTCGTGTCGTCGTTCGACCGCCCCAACATCCGTTACCAGATCGTTGAAAAGGCCAACGGCCGCAAGCAATTGCTCGACTTCATCACCACCGAGCATGGCGGCGATTGCGGCATCGTCTACTGCCTGTCGCGCAAGAAGGTCGAGGAAACCGCCGAATTCCTCAACGAAAACGGCGTGCGCGCGATGGCCTACCACGCCGGCATGGACCACGCCAAGCGCGCGGCCAACCAGGCCAAGTTCCTGCGCGAGGAAAACATCGTCATGTGCGCCACGATCGCCTTCGGCATGGGCATCGACAAGCCGGACGTGCGTTTCGTCTGCCACCTGGATCTGCCGAAAAGCATCGAAGGCTACTACCAGGAGACCGGCCGCGCCGGCCGCGACGGCGCCCCAGCCAATGCCTGGATGGCCTACGGCTTGCAGGACGTGGTGCTGCAGCGGCGCATGATCGACGAATCGGAAGCCGACGAAACCTTCAAGCGCGTGCTGGGCAACAAGCTCGACGCGATGCTGGGGCTGTGCGAAACCCTGAGCTGCCGGCGCGTGCGCCTGCTCGACTACTTCGGCGAGCGCTCCGGCCCGTGCGGCAACTGCGATACCTGCCTGATTCCGCCGGTGTCCTTCGACGGCACGGTGCCGGTGCAAAAGCTGCTGTCGGCCGTGTACCGCGTCGACCAGCGCTTCGCCGCCGGCCACGTGATCGAAGTGCTGCGCGGTGTCGAGACGGAACGCATCAAGACCTGGCACCACGATTCGCTGTCGGTGTTCGGCATCGGCGCCGACCGCAGCGAGCAGGAATGGCGCGCGATCCTGCGCCAGGCCATCGCGCTGGGACTGGTGACGGTCGACCACGAGTCATACAGCTCGCTCAAGCTGACCGACGCCGCGCGTCCGGTGCTCAAGGGCGGACAGAAGGTGCAGCTGCGGCAGTACCAGAAACCGGTCAAGCAGAAAAGCGCCAGCCGCGCCTCCAAGGGGTATGTGGAGAGCGACCTGTCGACCGGCGAGCAGGCCATCTTCGACAAGCTGCGCTGGTGGCGGGTGGAGACGGCGCGCGCGCACGACGTGGCGGCGTACATCATCTTCAACGACGCGACGTTGCGCGAGATCGCCAAGGCGCGTCCCACCACCCTGTCGGACCTGCGCGGCATCTCCGGCGTCGGCGAAAAGAAACTGGCCTCCTACGGCGACGAGATCGTCGCCATGATCAGCGAAATGGAGTAA
- a CDS encoding DUF1993 domain-containing protein, which produces MHPSAVFHRSLAQLCGMLGKIEAAEGEAGVGDGLLAARLHEDMLPFAQHVRATANFALRGCCPLAGVPVVSFNGDEISFAGLQWQVVETMRFIADIPPSQFNGPADRICNDRAGFADLALPADEYLNLYILPNFYFHLSMVYAIARSRGVAIGKGDFDGYHIYAPGFSWEKPA; this is translated from the coding sequence ATGCACCCGTCGGCGGTTTTTCATCGTTCGCTCGCGCAGTTGTGCGGGATGTTGGGCAAGATCGAGGCGGCCGAGGGTGAAGCCGGCGTTGGCGATGGTTTGCTGGCGGCGCGACTGCACGAGGACATGCTGCCGTTCGCGCAGCATGTGAGGGCCACCGCCAACTTCGCGCTGCGCGGCTGCTGTCCGTTGGCCGGGGTGCCGGTGGTCAGCTTCAATGGCGACGAAATCTCGTTCGCCGGGTTGCAGTGGCAGGTGGTCGAGACGATGCGCTTTATCGCCGACATCCCGCCGTCGCAATTCAATGGACCGGCCGACCGTATCTGCAACGACCGCGCGGGGTTCGCCGACCTGGCGCTGCCGGCCGACGAATACCTGAATTTGTATATCCTGCCGAATTTCTATTTCCACCTGAGCATGGTGTACGCGATCGCGCGCAGCCGTGGGGTGGCGATCGGCAAGGGCGATTTCGATGGGTATCACATCTACGCACCCGGATTTTCGTGGGAAAAACCCGCATAG
- a CDS encoding AraC family transcriptional regulator — translation MPARSSPNSLSPAPDGLISHAVFRTMSETDAQLERFAWLGDDLAVAIWRRDTEIAETSYNKPGHHTLSYYMGGGYRTERGELPGLYGAPERLCTLPDWHESSWMVRGPLRFLHVYFLPEHFTRRAVVELDREPRELTLADRTYFEHERIGALCAGLAEMSWEGPDAQLRANEVTHETLSHLLLSQSMPAPAQRVRGGLAPVVRRRLADYIEANLALQISLGTLAQLACLSEYHLARMFRISFGMPPSAWVAQRRIEHARRLLKTTSQPLQQIADACGYADLSHFSHRFRDSVGAPPSRYRSVVA, via the coding sequence ATGCCAGCACGTTCCTCTCCCAATTCGCTATCGCCCGCGCCCGACGGGCTGATTTCGCACGCCGTGTTCCGGACGATGTCGGAGACGGACGCGCAGCTGGAGCGTTTCGCCTGGCTTGGGGATGATTTGGCGGTCGCCATCTGGCGGCGCGACACCGAGATCGCCGAGACCAGCTACAACAAGCCGGGACACCATACGCTGTCGTACTACATGGGCGGCGGTTATCGTACGGAGCGCGGGGAGCTGCCGGGACTTTACGGCGCGCCGGAGCGGCTTTGCACGCTGCCGGACTGGCACGAGTCGAGCTGGATGGTGCGCGGGCCGCTGCGGTTCTTGCACGTCTATTTTTTGCCCGAGCATTTCACGCGGCGCGCGGTGGTGGAGCTGGACCGCGAGCCGCGCGAACTGACCCTGGCCGACCGCACCTATTTCGAGCATGAGCGCATCGGCGCGTTGTGCGCGGGGCTGGCGGAAATGTCGTGGGAGGGGCCGGACGCGCAGCTGCGCGCCAACGAGGTGACGCACGAGACCTTGAGCCATCTGCTGCTGTCGCAATCGATGCCGGCGCCTGCGCAGCGGGTGCGTGGCGGGCTGGCGCCGGTGGTGCGCCGCCGTTTGGCCGACTATATCGAGGCCAATCTGGCGCTGCAAATTTCGTTGGGGACGTTGGCGCAGCTGGCGTGCTTGTCGGAGTATCACCTGGCGCGCATGTTCAGGATTTCGTTCGGCATGCCGCCGTCGGCTTGGGTGGCGCAGCGGCGCATCGAGCACGCGCGGCGGTTGTTGAAGACCACCAGCCAGCCCTTGCAGCAGATCGCCGATGCGTGCGGGTATGCGGATTTAAGCCATTTCAGTCACCGCTTCCGCGACAGCGTGGGCGCGCCGCCGAGCCGATACCGGAGTGTCGTGGCGTAG
- a CDS encoding EamA family transporter, translated as MNIFLYLLTVLIWGTTWIAITFQLGVVPAPVSIAYRFWLAAAVLMAFLLITRKPWWPPRQAWPYLFAQGIALFCLNFLCFYYASQWVTSGLEAVVFSTAPLWNAINGRIFLGRPIRRQVMMGALLGLCGIVLLFAPQMAGHWNDSKVLFGLALTLAGTLCFSCGNLLSSRMQSLGLTPALTNTWAMLIGSTTLGVAALAMGMPFALDPSPRYLGALLYLAIPGSVIGFTAYLLLVGRIGPDRAAYSTVLFPIVALTISTIYEGYHWTPLALSGLALVLAGNLLAFLPLAPRTKLMEAA; from the coding sequence ATGAATATCTTCCTTTACCTTCTGACTGTCCTGATCTGGGGGACCACCTGGATCGCCATCACCTTCCAATTGGGCGTGGTGCCGGCGCCGGTATCGATCGCCTATCGATTCTGGCTGGCGGCCGCCGTGCTGATGGCCTTCCTGCTGATCACCCGCAAACCCTGGTGGCCGCCGCGCCAGGCCTGGCCCTATCTGTTCGCGCAAGGCATCGCGCTGTTTTGCCTGAACTTCCTGTGCTTCTACTACGCCAGCCAATGGGTCACCAGCGGGCTGGAAGCAGTGGTCTTCTCCACCGCGCCGCTGTGGAACGCCATCAACGGCCGCATCTTCCTCGGACGGCCGATCCGCCGCCAGGTGATGATGGGCGCCCTGCTCGGCCTGTGCGGCATCGTGCTGCTGTTCGCGCCGCAGATGGCCGGCCACTGGAACGACAGCAAGGTGCTGTTCGGCCTCGCGCTGACCCTGGCCGGCACCTTGTGCTTCTCGTGCGGGAACCTGCTGTCGAGCCGCATGCAGTCGCTGGGCCTGACGCCCGCGCTGACCAACACCTGGGCCATGCTGATCGGCTCGACCACCCTGGGCGTTGCGGCGCTGGCGATGGGCATGCCGTTCGCGCTCGATCCGTCGCCGCGCTATCTGGGCGCGCTGCTGTATCTCGCCATTCCCGGCTCGGTGATCGGCTTTACCGCGTATTTACTGCTGGTCGGCCGTATTGGACCGGACCGCGCGGCATATTCCACGGTATTATTCCCCATCGTGGCACTGACCATTTCGACCATTTACGAGGGCTACCACTGGACGCCGCTGGCCTTGAGCGGGCTGGCGCTGGTGTTGGCGGGGAACCTGCTGGCGTTTCTGCCGCTGGCGCCGCGCACCAAACTGATGGAGGCCGCATAA
- a CDS encoding amidohydrolase: protein MTSRAYFAGLTILAAFSAYAVEPAADTIYRNGYVYTVDAKDSVHEALAVRAGRIVYVGDNAGVLPLTGKATKVVDLKGRMLMPGLVDGHMHPQSGGSRLLNCSLDYQALTVAQFQSRIQACIDKDKRSGKPSGPDRWLVVVNWFQQGMLPEGVETTAATLDALKTDRPVLVRSSFGHSVQLNSKAIKLAGITRDTKDPAGGKITRDASGNATGLLEDAAQDMAMNLLPPLTVAENLAASTAALAAMRKQGITSFLDAYTDPETMTAFTDLHKQGKLTARAHFAVLVDLDKGATPQSAVADLLKQQKQFDQGPTTVAPSMQVRHAKLFMDGVISAPAFTGAMLEPYLVNKGTADKPDWQPGASNGPASYFTQEALRTTLTELANARIDPHIHVDGDRAVRETLDAIEYLRTTPAGKDVRPALAHDEIVDPADYPRFAKLDVTPVLSFQWAKPAPDTVGALKDYMGPARYATVQPQALLLDAGARIAYGSDWPVDPLDEWFALKVGVTRTAAPDAGKEYAGRLGKQPGLPRAAALRAITMNAAYTLRQEALTGSLEVGKLADMIVLDRNFFTIPAQDIANTKVLQTVVGGKIVYQAKGMR from the coding sequence ATGACCAGCAGGGCTTATTTCGCAGGACTGACAATACTGGCCGCTTTTTCAGCGTACGCCGTCGAACCAGCCGCCGATACCATTTACCGCAACGGCTATGTTTATACCGTCGACGCCAAGGACAGCGTGCATGAAGCGCTGGCCGTGCGCGCCGGCCGCATCGTCTACGTCGGCGACAACGCCGGCGTCCTGCCGCTGACCGGCAAAGCGACCAAGGTCGTCGACCTGAAAGGCCGCATGCTGATGCCCGGCCTGGTCGACGGCCATATGCATCCGCAATCGGGCGGCAGCCGCCTGCTCAATTGCAGCCTCGATTACCAGGCACTGACCGTCGCCCAGTTCCAGTCGCGCATCCAGGCCTGCATCGACAAGGACAAGCGCAGCGGAAAACCCTCCGGACCCGACCGCTGGCTGGTGGTGGTCAACTGGTTCCAGCAAGGGATGCTGCCGGAAGGCGTGGAAACCACCGCCGCCACGCTGGACGCGCTGAAAACCGACCGCCCCGTCCTCGTCCGGTCTTCCTTCGGCCACTCGGTGCAGCTGAACTCCAAGGCGATCAAACTGGCCGGCATCACGCGCGACACCAAAGACCCGGCGGGCGGAAAAATCACCCGCGATGCCAGTGGCAACGCCACCGGCCTGCTGGAGGACGCCGCCCAGGACATGGCGATGAACCTTCTACCGCCGCTGACGGTGGCCGAGAACCTGGCCGCCTCCACCGCCGCGCTGGCGGCGATGCGCAAGCAAGGCATCACCTCCTTCCTCGACGCCTACACCGATCCGGAGACGATGACCGCGTTCACCGACCTGCACAAACAGGGCAAGCTGACCGCGCGCGCCCATTTCGCGGTGCTGGTCGATCTGGACAAGGGCGCGACGCCGCAAAGCGCCGTCGCCGACCTGCTCAAGCAGCAGAAGCAGTTCGACCAGGGGCCGACCACGGTCGCGCCGTCAATGCAGGTGCGCCACGCCAAACTGTTCATGGACGGCGTGATCTCGGCGCCCGCCTTCACCGGCGCCATGCTGGAGCCTTATCTGGTCAACAAAGGCACGGCCGACAAGCCGGACTGGCAACCCGGCGCCAGCAACGGGCCGGCCAGCTACTTCACCCAGGAGGCGCTGAGGACCACGCTGACCGAACTGGCCAACGCCCGCATCGATCCGCACATCCACGTCGATGGCGACCGCGCCGTGCGCGAGACGCTGGACGCGATCGAATACCTGCGCACCACGCCGGCCGGCAAGGACGTGCGCCCGGCGCTGGCGCACGACGAAATCGTCGACCCGGCCGACTATCCGCGCTTCGCCAAGCTCGATGTAACGCCGGTGCTGTCGTTCCAGTGGGCCAAGCCGGCGCCCGACACCGTCGGCGCATTAAAGGACTATATGGGGCCGGCGCGCTACGCCACCGTCCAGCCGCAGGCGCTGCTGCTCGACGCCGGCGCCCGCATCGCCTATGGCAGCGACTGGCCGGTCGATCCGCTGGACGAATGGTTCGCGCTCAAGGTGGGCGTGACCCGCACCGCCGCCCCGGACGCCGGCAAGGAATACGCAGGCCGGCTTGGCAAGCAACCAGGCCTCCCGCGCGCCGCCGCGCTGCGCGCCATCACCATGAACGCGGCGTACACGCTGCGGCAGGAGGCGCTGACCGGCTCCCTGGAAGTGGGCAAGCTTGCCGACATGATCGTCCTGGACCGGAATTTCTTCACGATCCCGGCGCAGGACATCGCCAACACCAAGGTGCTGCAGACCGTCGTGGGCGGCAAAATTGTGTATCAGGCCAAGGGCATGCGTTAA
- the trmB gene encoding tRNA (guanosine(46)-N7)-methyltransferase TrmB — translation MLYDPTEHRIRSFVTRAGRLSTAQARALEEQGPKFMIGYTKAPLDYEQVFGRKAPVVLEIGFGMGGTTAHIAAAMPEKDFIGVEVHTPGVGSLLKLIDEQGLTNLKAIQHDAVEVLNQMIPDGSLHGVHIFFPDPWHKARHNKRRLIQAPFVKLLVQKLAVGGYLHCATDWEDYAVQMLEVLGAEEGLQNTADAYAAQPAYRPLTKFENRGLKLGHGVWDLVFTKK, via the coding sequence ATGCTCTACGACCCAACCGAACACCGCATCCGCAGCTTCGTGACCCGCGCCGGCCGCTTGTCGACCGCGCAGGCGCGCGCGCTGGAGGAGCAGGGGCCGAAGTTCATGATCGGTTACACCAAGGCGCCGCTCGACTACGAGCAGGTGTTCGGCCGCAAGGCGCCGGTGGTGCTGGAAATCGGCTTTGGCATGGGCGGCACGACCGCGCACATCGCCGCCGCGATGCCGGAGAAGGACTTCATCGGCGTCGAAGTGCATACGCCCGGCGTGGGCAGCCTGCTCAAGCTGATCGACGAACAGGGACTGACCAATCTGAAGGCCATCCAGCACGACGCGGTCGAGGTGCTGAACCAGATGATCCCGGACGGCTCGCTGCACGGCGTGCATATCTTCTTCCCGGACCCGTGGCACAAGGCGCGCCACAACAAGCGCCGCCTGATCCAGGCGCCGTTCGTCAAGCTGCTGGTGCAAAAGCTGGCCGTGGGCGGCTACCTGCACTGCGCGACCGACTGGGAAGACTACGCCGTGCAGATGCTGGAAGTGCTGGGCGCCGAAGAGGGCCTGCAAAACACCGCCGACGCCTACGCGGCGCAGCCGGCCTACCGTCCGCTGACCAAGTTTGAAAACCGTGGCCTGAAACTGGGCCACGGCGTGTGGGACCTGGTCTTCACCAAGAAGTAG
- a CDS encoding GH1 family beta-glucosidase — MTDFTQFPPSFTWGIATSAFQIEGGATADGKGPSIWDTFSHTPGKIIDGTNGDVACDHYNRYPEDVAIMASLGVDAYRFSMAWSRVQPTGKGAWNEAGFAFYDRLLTELESKGIDAHVTLYHWDLPQGLEDEGGWLNRDTAYRFADYAAEVARRFGNRLKTIATHNEPWCTANLGYGNSQFAPGVTDLKKSVQVSHHLLLSHGLAMQAMRAVGSSAKLGIVLNQWTADPATDSAADIAMAEFEYARSVQWFMDPIFKGKYPQLALDTYGANGPDIHENDFKDIQHRIDFLGVNYYFRSYCSAEVPPRQPEAKLGKTDMGWEIYPDGLTELLLKLHDEYELPPIYITENGMANPDTVVDGEVPDEARIDFVQRHLKALNDARLQGVNVQGYFLWSLLDNFEWNSGYAKRFGIVHVDYATQKRTLKHSALWYRDYLVQQRAPQAAHAA, encoded by the coding sequence ATGACCGATTTCACGCAATTCCCACCCTCGTTTACCTGGGGCATCGCCACCAGCGCATTCCAGATTGAAGGCGGCGCGACCGCCGACGGCAAAGGTCCGTCGATCTGGGATACTTTCAGTCACACCCCCGGCAAGATCATCGACGGCACCAACGGCGACGTCGCCTGCGACCACTACAACCGCTACCCGGAAGACGTGGCCATCATGGCCAGCCTGGGCGTGGACGCCTACCGCTTCTCGATGGCGTGGTCGCGCGTGCAGCCAACCGGCAAAGGCGCCTGGAACGAGGCCGGCTTCGCCTTCTACGACCGTCTGCTGACCGAACTGGAAAGCAAGGGCATCGACGCCCACGTGACCTTGTACCACTGGGACCTGCCGCAAGGCCTGGAAGACGAAGGCGGCTGGCTCAATCGCGACACCGCTTATCGCTTCGCCGACTACGCGGCCGAAGTGGCGCGCCGTTTCGGCAATCGTCTGAAAACGATTGCGACGCACAACGAGCCATGGTGCACGGCCAACCTGGGCTACGGGAATTCGCAGTTCGCGCCCGGCGTGACCGACCTGAAAAAATCGGTGCAGGTCTCGCACCACCTGCTGCTGTCGCACGGACTGGCGATGCAGGCGATGCGCGCGGTCGGCAGCTCGGCCAAGCTGGGCATCGTCCTGAATCAGTGGACCGCCGACCCGGCCACCGACAGCGCGGCCGACATCGCGATGGCGGAATTCGAATACGCCCGCTCGGTGCAGTGGTTCATGGATCCTATCTTCAAGGGCAAATACCCGCAGCTGGCGCTCGACACCTACGGCGCCAACGGCCCGGATATCCACGAGAACGACTTCAAGGACATCCAGCACCGCATCGACTTCCTGGGCGTGAACTACTACTTCCGCTCCTACTGCAGCGCCGAAGTGCCGCCGCGCCAGCCGGAAGCGAAACTGGGCAAGACCGACATGGGCTGGGAGATCTACCCGGACGGCCTGACCGAGCTGCTGCTCAAGCTCCACGACGAATACGAACTGCCGCCGATCTACATCACCGAGAACGGCATGGCCAATCCGGACACCGTCGTTGACGGCGAAGTGCCGGACGAAGCGCGCATCGACTTCGTGCAACGCCACCTGAAGGCGCTCAACGACGCCCGCCTGCAAGGCGTGAACGTGCAAGGCTACTTCCTTTGGAGTTTGCTGGATAACTTCGAATGGAACTCGGGCTACGCCAAGCGTTTCGGCATCGTCCATGTCGACTACGCGACGCAGAAGCGCACCTTGAAGCACAGCGCCCTGTGGTACCGCGATTACCTGGTGCAGCAGCGCGCACCGCAGGCCGCCCACGCCGCCTGA
- a CDS encoding MFS transporter — protein sequence MFARGTPMLWVPTGYFSMALTYMMLTSVTSIMFKNLGMSNGEAAQYASYLILAYTIKPLFAPFVEMYRTKKFFVLCAQLIVGIGFGAVALSMSLPNYLHIMVFLFGILSLVGATQDIASDGVYVTSLDSKTQSLFCGIQSLSWNVGPIVASGGMVYLSGWLHTNYFHHEAGVFGPAWIDSWRIIFFIAAAITVVTALWHLRVMPDGAKAENAPKSVGEAAFILRDSFVTFFQKRDVWLMVGFAFVFRLSIGLLEKIGPFFMVDPVSKGGLGLSNEMLGLIYGTYGLIAVLLGSLLGGIFVARRGLPATLFILCCAVNIPNVTFLLMGIYQPENLWLISAGVAIEKFFFGFGSVGFMIYLMQQLAPGKYTTTHYAFGTGLMGLCMLVTGVVSGHLQQALGYVHYFWLVMAATIPSFLVTWFAPFHNKE from the coding sequence ATGTTCGCGCGCGGCACGCCGATGCTCTGGGTCCCCACCGGCTACTTTTCGATGGCGCTGACGTACATGATGCTTACCAGCGTCACGTCCATCATGTTCAAGAACCTCGGCATGAGCAACGGCGAGGCGGCGCAATACGCCAGCTATCTGATCCTGGCCTACACCATCAAGCCGCTGTTCGCCCCCTTCGTTGAAATGTACCGCACCAAGAAGTTCTTCGTGCTGTGCGCGCAGCTGATCGTCGGCATCGGCTTCGGCGCCGTCGCGCTGTCAATGTCGCTGCCAAACTACCTGCACATCATGGTGTTCCTGTTCGGCATACTGTCGCTGGTCGGCGCCACCCAGGACATCGCCTCCGACGGCGTCTATGTCACCTCGCTCGACTCGAAGACGCAGTCGCTGTTCTGCGGCATCCAGAGCTTGAGCTGGAACGTCGGTCCCATCGTCGCCTCCGGCGGCATGGTGTACCTGAGCGGCTGGCTGCACACCAATTACTTCCACCACGAGGCCGGCGTGTTCGGGCCGGCGTGGATCGACTCGTGGCGCATCATCTTCTTCATCGCCGCCGCCATCACCGTGGTCACCGCGCTGTGGCACCTGCGCGTGATGCCGGACGGCGCCAAGGCCGAAAACGCGCCCAAGTCGGTGGGCGAGGCGGCCTTCATCCTGCGCGACTCCTTCGTCACCTTCTTCCAGAAGCGCGACGTCTGGCTGATGGTCGGCTTCGCTTTCGTGTTCCGCCTCAGTATCGGCCTGCTGGAAAAGATCGGTCCGTTCTTCATGGTCGATCCCGTTTCCAAGGGCGGCCTGGGCTTGTCCAACGAGATGCTGGGCCTGATCTACGGCACCTACGGCCTGATCGCCGTGCTGCTTGGTTCCTTGCTGGGCGGCATCTTTGTCGCTCGGCGCGGCCTGCCTGCCACCTTGTTCATTCTGTGCTGCGCGGTCAACATTCCCAATGTTACGTTCTTGCTGATGGGTATCTACCAGCCGGAAAACCTGTGGCTGATCAGCGCCGGCGTGGCGATCGAGAAGTTCTTCTTCGGCTTCGGCTCGGTCGGCTTCATGATCTACCTGATGCAGCAACTGGCGCCGGGCAAATACACGACCACCCACTACGCCTTCGGCACCGGCCTGATGGGCCTGTGCATGCTGGTCACCGGCGTCGTCAGCGGCCACCTGCAACAGGCGCTCGGTTATGTACATTACTTCTGGCTGGTGATGGCGGCGACGATTCCATCTTTCCTGGTGACGTGGTTCGCGCCGTTCCACAACAAGGAATAG